A single window of Prochlorococcus marinus XMU1410 DNA harbors:
- a CDS encoding serine hydrolase: protein MAFYYLSQEMGLALNDILRRVCSHDKDFSREDISITWINYKSENKSVFKGFGTGINNKKMVYPASIVKLVYGLAAFYWIKKGSLLLSDEIIDAVGKMLSFSSNNATSFLIDLLTGTTSGPRIEGELWENWKYQRSIINDWLHDLNWEELVGINCCQKTWDDGPFGREKEFYGYDNKNRNAMNSDAAARVLEEIMIHIDYQENNLNLRSFLKRNLNKIVLKNDSLNQIDGFLGEGLPESITLWSKAGLMSEVRHDSAWWINNQSLQTLLVVFCNGEKYSKDSSLLPFIAKEVYDFNKRYTIED from the coding sequence ATGGCCTTTTACTATTTAAGTCAGGAGATGGGTCTAGCCTTAAATGATATTTTAAGGAGAGTATGCTCTCATGATAAAGATTTTTCAAGAGAAGATATTTCGATAACTTGGATTAATTATAAAAGTGAAAATAAAAGTGTATTTAAAGGTTTTGGAACTGGCATTAATAACAAAAAAATGGTTTACCCTGCCAGCATAGTCAAGTTAGTTTATGGCCTTGCTGCATTTTATTGGATTAAAAAAGGAAGTTTATTATTATCAGATGAAATTATTGATGCTGTAGGGAAAATGTTGTCTTTCTCAAGTAATAATGCAACAAGCTTTTTAATTGATTTACTTACTGGAACAACAAGTGGACCTCGTATTGAAGGCGAATTATGGGAAAATTGGAAATACCAAAGAAGTATAATAAATGATTGGCTACATGATTTAAATTGGGAAGAATTGGTTGGTATAAATTGCTGTCAGAAGACTTGGGATGATGGACCATTTGGTCGTGAGAAAGAATTTTATGGATATGATAATAAAAATAGAAACGCTATGAACTCTGATGCAGCTGCAAGGGTTTTGGAGGAAATTATGATTCATATTGATTATCAAGAAAATAATTTAAATTTGCGAAGTTTTTTAAAAAGAAATTTAAATAAAATTGTTCTTAAAAACGATTCTCTTAATCAAATAGATGGTTTTTTGGGTGAAGGATTACCAGAAAGCATTACTCTTTGGAGTAAAGCAGGCTTAATGTCTGAAGTTAGACATGATTCTGCTTGGTGGATTAATAATCAATCTCTACAAACTTTATTAGTAGTTTTTTGTAATGGAGAAAAATATTCCAAAGATTCTTCCCTTTTACCGTTTATAGCAAAAGAAGTATACGATTTTAATAAGAGATATACTATTGAGGACTAA
- a CDS encoding C40 family peptidase: MEIYKNPISLFKQTNFSKTIWWQLKVNILGYQNETEDKLVTEIFKNRIFRLIYPNIYKNNHKYSRILVQLYEDGYVCWINLDGLIIEKYEFKKNNSLENEHFFIKDKVNSILKWIKDQSELNNEYLWGGTLGPNFDCSGLIQTAFLKHQIFIPRDSFQIKSFCKHLFYYKESYAALRPGDLLFFGNEEKCDHIGIYKGDGFYYHSSGIDFGRNGIGLDTLKKSNDKISLHYKSKLISAGRVVRNYRWDRTIR; this comes from the coding sequence ATGGAAATTTATAAAAATCCTATCTCACTATTTAAACAAACTAATTTTTCAAAAACTATTTGGTGGCAATTAAAAGTTAATATTTTGGGATATCAAAATGAAACAGAAGATAAATTAGTTACTGAAATATTTAAAAATAGAATTTTTAGGCTTATTTATCCAAATATTTATAAAAACAACCATAAATATTCAAGAATACTAGTTCAACTATATGAAGATGGTTACGTCTGTTGGATAAATTTAGATGGATTAATTATTGAGAAGTACGAATTCAAAAAAAATAACAGTTTAGAAAATGAACACTTCTTTATAAAAGATAAAGTTAACTCAATTTTAAAATGGATCAAGGATCAATCTGAGTTAAATAATGAATATCTTTGGGGAGGTACATTAGGACCCAATTTTGATTGTTCTGGATTAATTCAGACTGCTTTTTTAAAGCATCAAATTTTTATCCCTCGAGACTCTTTTCAAATAAAAAGTTTTTGTAAGCACCTTTTTTATTACAAAGAATCTTATGCGGCTCTACGACCTGGCGATCTTTTATTTTTTGGAAATGAAGAAAAATGTGATCATATTGGAATCTACAAAGGAGACGGATTCTATTACCATAGCTCTGGAATTGATTTTGGCAGAAATGGAATAGGATTAGATACCCTAAAAAAGTCTAATGATAAAATCTCATTGCATTATAAATCTAAACTTATTTCGGCAGGAAGAGTAGTTAGAAATTATAGATGGGACCGTACTATACGTTAA